A genomic window from Bdellovibrio sp. ArHS includes:
- a CDS encoding fumarate reductase/succinate dehydrogenase flavoprotein subunit, whose translation MANKLDSKIPSGPIESKWTKSKFDYKLVNPANKRKHSIIVVGTGLAGASAAASLGELGYKVKAFCVHESPRRAHSVAAQGGINAAKNYQNDGDSTYRLFYDTVKGGDFRAREANVYRLAEVSANIIDQMVAQGVPFAREYGGTLANRSFGGAQVSRTFYARGQTGQQLLLGAYSEMMRQVDAGTVELRTRREMLDLVVIDGKARGIIVRNLVTGEIESHEADAVVIASGGYSNVFFLSTNAMACAVTAAWKAHKRGAYFANPCYTQIHPTCIPVHGENQSKLTLMSESLRNDGRVWVPKAVGDKRHPNDIPENERDYYLERVYPSFGNLAPRDVASRQAKYRCDEGRGVNESGKAVYLDFADAIKRLGQDKISERYGNLFEMYDKITGQNPYKQPMMIYPAPHYTMGGLWVDYNLESTIPGLFVAGEANFSDHGANRLGASALMQGLADGYFVLPYTLGNYLGNTKLEKVSVTNDAFKAAEHGVKEEISELMNIKGNRTVDSFHKELGHIMWEYCGMGRNEEGLKKALQQIPKLREEFWQNVRIPGEASYLNVELEKAGRVADFLELGELMCRDALERKESCGGHFREEYQVDGEAKRDDTNFCHVAAWEYTGENKASVRHTEELKFENVHLATRSYK comes from the coding sequence ATGGCTAACAAATTAGATAGCAAAATTCCTAGTGGCCCAATTGAATCTAAATGGACCAAATCTAAATTCGACTACAAACTGGTAAATCCGGCGAACAAAAGAAAGCATTCCATCATCGTGGTTGGCACCGGCTTGGCGGGAGCATCCGCAGCCGCCTCATTGGGTGAATTGGGATACAAAGTGAAAGCCTTCTGCGTGCACGAATCTCCGCGCCGCGCGCACTCTGTGGCCGCGCAAGGTGGTATCAATGCCGCGAAAAATTATCAGAACGATGGTGACTCAACTTACCGTCTTTTCTATGACACAGTAAAAGGCGGAGACTTCCGCGCCCGCGAAGCGAACGTGTATCGTTTGGCAGAAGTATCTGCAAACATCATCGACCAAATGGTGGCGCAAGGTGTTCCATTTGCGCGTGAATACGGCGGAACTTTGGCAAATCGTTCTTTTGGTGGAGCGCAAGTTTCCCGTACGTTCTATGCGCGCGGCCAAACAGGTCAGCAGCTTCTGTTGGGAGCCTACTCCGAAATGATGAGACAAGTGGATGCAGGGACTGTCGAGCTTCGTACTCGTCGCGAAATGCTGGATCTTGTTGTTATCGACGGGAAAGCGCGCGGAATCATCGTACGCAATCTTGTCACTGGTGAAATTGAATCCCACGAAGCCGATGCGGTTGTGATCGCAAGTGGTGGTTACTCGAATGTTTTCTTCCTTTCTACGAATGCGATGGCTTGTGCCGTGACGGCCGCATGGAAAGCTCACAAACGTGGTGCTTACTTTGCGAACCCTTGTTACACGCAAATCCATCCAACTTGCATTCCTGTTCACGGCGAAAACCAATCAAAACTGACGTTGATGTCTGAATCACTCCGCAATGACGGACGTGTTTGGGTTCCTAAAGCTGTCGGCGACAAACGCCATCCAAACGATATTCCTGAAAATGAACGCGACTACTATCTAGAACGCGTCTATCCTTCGTTTGGTAACTTGGCTCCTCGAGACGTAGCTTCTCGTCAGGCTAAATATCGTTGTGACGAAGGCCGCGGAGTCAACGAAAGCGGCAAAGCTGTTTACTTGGATTTTGCGGACGCCATCAAGCGTTTGGGCCAAGATAAAATTTCCGAGCGCTATGGCAACTTGTTCGAAATGTACGACAAGATCACGGGTCAAAATCCTTACAAACAACCGATGATGATCTACCCTGCGCCTCACTACACAATGGGTGGCTTGTGGGTTGATTACAATTTGGAATCGACGATTCCTGGATTGTTTGTCGCCGGTGAAGCAAACTTCTCTGACCACGGCGCCAATCGTTTGGGTGCTTCGGCGCTTATGCAAGGTTTGGCAGATGGATACTTCGTTCTTCCTTACACTTTGGGTAACTACCTTGGAAACACCAAGCTTGAAAAAGTGTCCGTGACCAACGACGCCTTTAAAGCGGCTGAACATGGGGTTAAAGAAGAAATCTCTGAGCTTATGAACATCAAAGGAAACCGCACGGTTGACAGCTTCCACAAAGAGCTGGGTCACATCATGTGGGAATACTGTGGTATGGGTCGTAACGAAGAGGGTCTTAAAAAAGCTCTTCAGCAGATTCCTAAACTTCGTGAAGAATTCTGGCAAAACGTACGCATCCCAGGTGAGGCAAGCTATCTTAACGTTGAGCTTGAAAAAGCAGGACGCGTGGCCGATTTCTTGGAGTTGGGCGAGTTGATGTGTCGTGATGCTCTTGAGCGCAAAGAATCTTGCGGCGGTCACTTCCGTGAAGAATATCAAGTCGACGGCGAAGCGAAGCGTGATGATACGAACTTCTGTCACGTAGCTGCGTGGGAATACACAGGCGAAAACAAAGCCTCTGTTCGCCACACTGAAGAATTGAAATTTGAAAACGTACATCTAGCAACTCGTAGCTATAAATAA
- a CDS encoding electron transfer flavoprotein subunit alpha/FixB family protein gives MGKVLVFAEQSHGNLKRSSIELLQAAAKSGNTVVAVVFGSHAGDVTAAAGHNGASEVHVVKDASLDSYNPELFTANIVSVVEKVQPTILLASASSTGRDLFPRVAARLNTGIASDCTELSISGDTVTATKPMYSGKCFAKANFENSAVKIVLMRANQLPVAAADTSKSANVVEQAVVKPDLKTLIKEIVKGASEKLDLTEANIIVSGGRGLKEAANFKVLHDLADVLGATVGASRAVVDAGWVGHGMQVGQTGKTVAPTLYIAVGISGAIQHLAGMSGSKVIVAINNDANAPIFQKATYGIVGDALEIVPKLTEEFKKALHH, from the coding sequence ATGGGAAAAGTATTAGTATTTGCTGAACAATCTCACGGAAATCTTAAGCGCAGCTCTATCGAACTTCTTCAGGCAGCTGCAAAGTCTGGAAACACTGTTGTCGCGGTGGTTTTTGGATCACATGCCGGTGACGTTACCGCGGCCGCTGGCCATAATGGCGCAAGTGAAGTTCACGTCGTGAAAGACGCTTCTTTGGATTCCTACAATCCTGAGCTTTTTACGGCAAACATTGTCTCTGTTGTCGAAAAGGTTCAGCCGACGATTCTATTGGCTTCCGCTTCCTCAACAGGTCGTGACTTGTTTCCTCGCGTGGCGGCTCGTTTGAATACGGGAATTGCCAGTGACTGTACCGAGTTGAGTATTTCTGGCGACACTGTCACTGCAACTAAGCCGATGTATTCTGGAAAGTGCTTTGCAAAAGCCAACTTTGAAAACAGCGCTGTAAAAATTGTTTTGATGCGCGCCAATCAACTTCCAGTTGCGGCGGCAGACACATCTAAATCAGCAAACGTTGTCGAACAAGCTGTTGTTAAGCCAGATCTTAAGACTTTGATCAAAGAGATCGTCAAAGGTGCCAGCGAAAAGCTTGATTTGACTGAAGCCAACATCATCGTCAGCGGTGGTCGCGGTTTGAAAGAAGCTGCGAACTTTAAAGTTCTTCATGACCTGGCAGACGTTTTGGGCGCAACTGTGGGTGCTTCTCGCGCCGTTGTTGATGCGGGCTGGGTTGGTCACGGAATGCAAGTTGGACAAACTGGTAAAACGGTGGCGCCAACATTGTACATCGCTGTGGGTATCTCAGGCGCGATTCAACATTTGGCAGGGATGAGTGGCTCTAAAGTGATCGTTGCGATCAACAACGATGCAAATGCTCCGATCTTCCAAAAGGCAACTTACGGTATCGTGGGTGATGCTCTTGAAATCGTTCCTAAACTCACTGAAGAGTTTAAAAAGGCTCTTCATCACTAA
- a CDS encoding succinate dehydrogenase cytochrome b subunit translates to MSGFLGSTVGKKYIMGISGLVWAGFVLAHMAGNLLIFVSHDAYNAYGHAITSGNILYVAEAVLLLALFTHVFMAFSLTAQNRAAKASRYAVSASGKKQVSLASRTMAVQGSLILVFIILHLITFKYGTHYETNVNGVVMRDLAKLMEEVFQQPGYVVWYVVALILLGFHLSHGVGSSFQSLGLMEGTYRGLWKKLSYAYGVIVALGFIAQPLYLFVFAH, encoded by the coding sequence ATGTCAGGATTTCTCGGTTCAACCGTCGGGAAAAAATACATAATGGGGATCTCTGGTCTTGTTTGGGCAGGTTTTGTACTCGCTCACATGGCCGGAAATTTATTAATCTTCGTCAGTCACGATGCATACAATGCTTACGGACATGCGATCACCAGCGGTAACATACTGTACGTTGCGGAAGCCGTTTTGCTTCTGGCTTTGTTCACGCATGTTTTCATGGCGTTTTCTTTGACCGCGCAAAACAGGGCCGCAAAGGCTTCGCGCTACGCGGTTTCTGCATCAGGGAAAAAACAAGTCAGCCTTGCTTCCCGTACGATGGCAGTGCAGGGTTCCTTGATCCTGGTATTTATCATTCTTCATTTGATCACTTTCAAATACGGCACTCACTACGAAACAAACGTGAACGGCGTGGTCATGCGTGATCTTGCTAAGCTGATGGAAGAAGTCTTTCAACAGCCAGGCTATGTTGTTTGGTATGTGGTGGCACTGATCCTTCTTGGATTCCATCTTAGTCACGGTGTTGGTTCTTCATTCCAATCGCTTGGTTTGATGGAAGGCACTTACCGCGGTCTTTGGAAAAAACTCAGCTACGCTTATGGCGTCATTGTAGCTTTGGGTTTTATCGCTCAACCACTTTATCTTTTTGTGTTTGCACACTAA
- a CDS encoding lysophospholipid acyltransferase family protein codes for MVLAHWHGDELALLSIVKRYRIATIASQSKDGELMATVLKWLGAKTSRGSSTRGGVQALKGLLRLIKDGGNCSFAVDGPKGPLHKVKPGVFEISRMISGPIYAAGVACDRAIHFPKSWNKTFLPKPFAKVIIYWVGPMTAISREVDPRNPDLALELEGLLHHARQQALKFIADNDA; via the coding sequence GTGGTTCTCGCACACTGGCACGGCGACGAATTGGCTTTGCTGTCTATCGTAAAACGCTATCGAATCGCGACCATTGCTTCGCAATCAAAAGACGGCGAATTGATGGCTACAGTATTAAAATGGTTGGGAGCAAAAACCAGCCGAGGCTCATCCACTCGTGGTGGGGTTCAGGCACTGAAGGGCCTCTTGCGTTTAATAAAAGACGGGGGAAATTGCAGCTTTGCCGTCGATGGACCCAAAGGTCCGTTACACAAAGTGAAGCCCGGGGTTTTTGAAATTTCTCGTATGATTTCCGGTCCGATTTATGCGGCGGGTGTCGCTTGCGATCGGGCGATACACTTTCCGAAATCATGGAACAAAACTTTCCTTCCGAAGCCTTTTGCAAAAGTGATCATTTACTGGGTCGGTCCCATGACGGCGATCTCTCGCGAGGTCGATCCACGAAACCCAGACCTTGCTCTAGAGTTAGAAGGGCTTTTGCACCACGCGAGACAGCAAGCTCTTAAATTCATTGCGGATAATGATGCCTAG
- a CDS encoding electron transfer flavoprotein subunit beta/FixA family protein: MKIFVCIKQVPDTETKIKITPDQNGIDTAGIKWVLNPYDEYAVEEAVKLRDANAGSQVWVLSAGPKTRVIESLRTALAMGADEAIVVNAENLDNFSTAKALAEVIKAEGGAKVIFSGKLAIDDNASSVSQMLAEFLNVPHTTVVSKFAFNGENVVVERDIEGGAKEVVQMMTPAVVAANKGLNMPRYASLPGIMKAKKKVIKEIEFASLNIPATDLKVKYSNFSLPAEKPPVKMLGGDSSAQAAELVKLLRDEAKVL; the protein is encoded by the coding sequence ATGAAGATTTTTGTGTGTATTAAGCAGGTGCCCGACACCGAAACAAAGATTAAAATCACTCCCGACCAAAACGGAATCGACACGGCGGGAATTAAATGGGTTTTGAACCCTTATGATGAGTATGCAGTTGAAGAAGCCGTTAAGCTTCGCGACGCCAATGCCGGTTCCCAAGTTTGGGTTTTGAGTGCTGGCCCTAAGACGCGCGTTATCGAATCCCTAAGAACAGCTTTGGCGATGGGCGCAGATGAAGCCATCGTGGTAAATGCCGAAAATCTAGACAACTTCTCAACGGCGAAGGCTTTGGCGGAAGTTATCAAGGCTGAAGGCGGCGCTAAAGTTATCTTCTCTGGTAAACTGGCGATCGATGACAATGCCTCTTCAGTAAGTCAAATGCTTGCTGAGTTTTTGAATGTTCCCCATACAACTGTCGTATCAAAATTTGCTTTTAACGGCGAAAACGTTGTTGTTGAGCGCGACATCGAGGGTGGCGCAAAAGAAGTTGTGCAAATGATGACTCCGGCCGTTGTTGCTGCCAACAAAGGCTTAAATATGCCTCGTTATGCCAGCCTGCCAGGTATCATGAAAGCAAAGAAAAAAGTGATCAAAGAGATCGAGTTTGCTTCTTTGAATATTCCTGCTACGGACCTCAAAGTTAAGTACTCTAACTTCTCTCTTCCTGCCGAAAAGCCGCCGGTTAAAATGCTTGGTGGTGATTCTTCAGCACAAGCAGCGGAACTAGTTAAACTTCTTCGCGACGAAGCGAAAGTTCTATAG